From the Gallaecimonas kandeliae genome, one window contains:
- a CDS encoding guanosine-5'-triphosphate,3'-diphosphate pyrophosphatase (catalyzes the conversion of guanosine 5'-triphosphate,3'-diphosphate (pppGpp) to guanosine 5'-diphosphate,3'-diphosphate (ppGpp); pppGpp and ppGpp control the stringent response during amino acid starvation) gives MGAVSPLYAAIDLGSNSFHMLVARSCHGQVQTLAKVKRKVRLAAGLDDSYQLSLEAMERGWQCLTLFAERLQGIPSEQVRVVATATLRYARNADTFLREGERILGCPIQVISGEEEAALIYQGVAHTSGQEGRRLVVDIGGASTELVIGTDFAPEKLQSLEMGCVTFQNRYFADGNLSQQAFDAAIAAAQSKLTPLRDHYLALGWDHCVGASGSVQAVQEVQLARGENETLTLARLRQTLATTVACGHMDSLAMPGLMEERKPVFAAGLAILIAIFESLAVSAMEASGGALREGVIYGLLPAPELDVRSRTLAAISARFSLDESQGERVAELVSALAPLSLDPEQVALAAAAARLHELGLAVGFKQAADHGAYLLNHLDLPGFNQHERRDLVALLAHQEGSLDGLPRRLLLPAALLRLAILLCASRQDPPEGIQLHSQDNELVLALPVPWLAQRPLLSSMLEEEQGLFHTSGISLRLI, from the coding sequence TTGGGTGCCGTCAGTCCGCTCTATGCGGCCATCGATCTCGGCTCCAACAGCTTCCACATGCTGGTAGCCCGTTCCTGCCACGGCCAGGTGCAGACCCTGGCCAAGGTCAAGCGCAAGGTGCGCCTGGCTGCCGGCCTGGACGACAGCTACCAGCTGTCCCTCGAAGCCATGGAAAGGGGCTGGCAATGCCTGACCCTCTTCGCCGAGCGGCTGCAGGGCATACCTTCAGAGCAGGTGAGGGTGGTGGCTACCGCCACCCTTCGCTATGCCAGGAACGCCGATACCTTCCTTCGCGAAGGTGAGCGCATCCTCGGTTGCCCCATCCAGGTGATCAGCGGCGAGGAAGAGGCGGCCCTCATCTACCAGGGCGTCGCCCACACCAGCGGCCAGGAAGGCCGGCGACTGGTGGTCGACATCGGCGGTGCCTCCACCGAACTGGTGATCGGCACCGACTTCGCCCCCGAAAAGCTGCAAAGCCTGGAGATGGGCTGCGTCACTTTCCAGAACCGTTACTTCGCCGACGGCAACCTCAGCCAGCAGGCCTTCGATGCCGCCATAGCGGCCGCGCAAAGCAAGCTGACCCCGCTGCGCGACCATTACCTCGCGTTGGGCTGGGACCACTGCGTCGGCGCTTCCGGCTCGGTCCAGGCCGTCCAGGAAGTGCAGCTGGCAAGGGGGGAGAACGAGACCCTGACCCTGGCGCGGCTGCGCCAAACCCTGGCGACCACTGTCGCCTGCGGCCACATGGACAGCCTGGCCATGCCTGGCTTGATGGAAGAGCGTAAGCCGGTCTTTGCGGCGGGCCTCGCCATCCTTATCGCCATCTTCGAGAGCCTGGCCGTCAGCGCCATGGAAGCCTCTGGCGGTGCCTTGCGCGAAGGGGTCATCTATGGCCTCTTGCCGGCACCGGAGTTGGATGTGCGCAGCCGTACCCTGGCCGCCATCAGCGCCCGTTTCTCCTTGGACGAAAGCCAGGGGGAAAGGGTGGCCGAGCTGGTTAGCGCCCTGGCGCCCCTCTCCCTCGACCCCGAGCAAGTGGCGCTGGCGGCCGCTGCCGCCAGGCTCCATGAGCTGGGGCTGGCAGTGGGCTTCAAGCAGGCGGCCGATCACGGCGCCTACCTGCTCAACCACCTGGATCTTCCCGGCTTCAACCAGCACGAGCGCCGCGATCTGGTGGCCCTGCTGGCCCACCAGGAAGGCTCCCTGGACGGGCTCCCAAGGCGCCTGCTGCTGCCGGCCGCCCTGCTGCGCCTGGCCATACTGCTCTGTGCCAGCCGCCAGGACCCGCCTGAAGGCATCCAATTGCATAGCCAGGATAACGAGCTGGTGCTTGCCTTGCCTGTCCCTTGGCTGGCGCAGCGGCCGTTGCTCAGTTCCATGCTGGAGGAAGAGCAGGGCCTTTTTCACACATCAGGGATCTCTCTGCGGTTGATCTGA
- a CDS encoding methyl-accepting chemotaxis protein: MKWQIRNKMLLLAVVPAMLLALAMQLLASYDQKAEESRSLAELRQTLVKTKESELVHYVELAFTAIKPLYDSPDANSPAVMEEARKRLRSLEFGKDGYIFGYDDKGTKVFQGRGGKGEGNNYWDLQDANGVYLIRDLIKAGKKGGDFVTYHYPRPGADSTPYPKLSYAIYLDKWHWMIGTGFYIDDIDAQIAKQAEQSQQALAKQRWQQGGLMVVMLALLVVATAWLASTLVKPLRHLTDGLTDLASGEGDLTRRLDVEGNDETALLAQAFNTFVSKIHDLVLDLTRAVHQLQELNGRLRASAQQASDALKLQKTDAEQVSHAMEQMALATHNVAESAQNAAQATRGTDGQARAMQANVDDTIDAIGGLARDIEQAAGSMETLGADVESIGSILDVIRAIAEQTNLLALNAAIEAARAGEQGRGFAVVADEVRSLASRTQQSTEEIQEKIGRLQQGARAAVATMMESRKGSERAVEKVNGTGEILASITNAVSEINGMNNQIATAAEEQSSIGAEVNQNLGRISGHISDTEALTAHNNSLCGDLDKLSGELGQLIGRFRV, encoded by the coding sequence ATGAAATGGCAGATCCGCAACAAGATGCTGTTGTTGGCCGTGGTGCCGGCCATGCTGCTGGCCCTGGCCATGCAGCTGCTGGCCAGCTACGACCAGAAGGCCGAAGAAAGCCGTAGCCTGGCCGAACTGCGCCAGACCCTGGTGAAAACCAAGGAGAGTGAGCTGGTCCACTATGTGGAGTTGGCTTTCACCGCCATCAAGCCCCTCTATGACAGTCCCGACGCCAACAGCCCGGCGGTCATGGAAGAGGCCAGGAAGCGGCTCAGATCCTTGGAGTTCGGCAAGGACGGCTACATCTTCGGTTACGACGACAAGGGCACCAAGGTGTTCCAGGGCCGGGGCGGCAAGGGCGAAGGCAACAACTACTGGGATCTCCAGGACGCCAACGGCGTCTACCTGATCCGCGACCTCATCAAAGCCGGCAAGAAAGGTGGCGACTTCGTCACCTACCATTACCCCAGGCCCGGCGCCGATAGCACCCCCTATCCCAAACTCTCCTACGCCATCTACCTGGACAAGTGGCACTGGATGATCGGCACCGGCTTTTATATCGACGACATCGACGCCCAGATAGCTAAGCAGGCCGAACAGAGCCAGCAGGCCCTCGCCAAGCAACGATGGCAGCAAGGCGGCCTTATGGTGGTGATGCTGGCCCTGCTGGTGGTCGCCACCGCCTGGCTGGCCTCGACCCTGGTCAAGCCCCTGCGCCACCTCACCGACGGCCTCACGGATCTGGCCAGTGGCGAGGGGGATCTCACCCGCCGCCTGGACGTGGAAGGCAACGACGAAACGGCGTTGCTGGCCCAGGCCTTCAACACCTTCGTTTCCAAGATCCACGACCTGGTTCTGGACCTCACCCGCGCCGTCCACCAGTTGCAGGAGTTGAACGGCAGGCTGAGGGCCAGCGCCCAGCAGGCCAGCGACGCCCTCAAGCTGCAGAAAACCGACGCCGAGCAGGTCTCCCACGCCATGGAGCAGATGGCATTGGCGACCCATAACGTGGCCGAATCGGCCCAGAACGCCGCCCAGGCCACCAGGGGGACAGACGGCCAGGCCAGGGCCATGCAGGCCAACGTGGACGACACCATAGACGCCATAGGGGGCCTGGCCCGCGACATAGAGCAGGCTGCCGGCAGCATGGAAACCCTGGGAGCCGACGTGGAGTCCATCGGCTCCATACTGGACGTGATCCGCGCCATCGCCGAGCAGACCAACCTGCTTGCTTTGAACGCCGCCATAGAGGCGGCCAGGGCCGGCGAGCAGGGCCGCGGTTTCGCTGTGGTGGCAGACGAAGTCAGGTCCCTGGCCAGCCGCACCCAGCAGAGCACTGAGGAGATCCAGGAGAAGATAGGCCGGCTGCAGCAAGGGGCGCGGGCGGCTGTGGCCACCATGATGGAGAGCCGCAAAGGCAGCGAGAGGGCTGTGGAAAAGGTCAACGGCACAGGCGAGATCCTGGCTTCCATCACCAATGCCGTCTCAGAGATCAACGGCATGAACAACCAGATCGCCACCGCCGCCGAGGAGCAGTCCAGCATTGGTGCTGAAGTGAACCAGAACCTCGGCCGTATCAGCGGTCATATCAGTGACACCGAGGCCCTGACCGCCCACAACAACAGCCTCTGTGGCGATCTGGACAAACTGTCAGGGGAGTTGGGGCAGCTGATCGGCCGTTTCAGGGTTTGA
- a CDS encoding lipid-A-disaccharide synthase N-terminal domain-containing protein, translating to MKENLWLVVGFAGQLLFSARFLLQWLASEKAKQSIVPKAFWYFSLGGSTLLLVYAVYRQDPVFMVGQGAGLAIYLRNLQLIKAHESRN from the coding sequence ATGAAAGAAAACCTCTGGCTGGTGGTCGGCTTCGCCGGCCAGCTGCTTTTTTCCGCTCGCTTCCTGCTGCAATGGCTGGCCAGTGAAAAGGCCAAGCAGAGCATAGTGCCCAAGGCCTTCTGGTATTTCTCCCTGGGCGGCTCCACATTGCTGCTGGTCTACGCCGTCTACCGCCAGGACCCGGTGTTCATGGTCGGCCAGGGCGCAGGCCTTGCCATCTACCTGCGCAACCTGCAGCTGATCAAGGCCCATGAGAGCCGAAACTGA
- the rho gene encoding transcription termination factor Rho produces the protein MNLTELKNTPVSELVALADEMGLENMARARKQDIIFAILKAHAKSGEDIFGDGVLEILQDGFGFLRSADSSYLAGPDDIYVSPSQIRRFNLRTGDTISGKIRPPKEGERYFALLKVSEVNFDRPENSRNKILFENLTPLHANSRMRMERGNGSKEDITARVLDLASPIGMGQRGLIVAPPKAGKTILLQNIAQSITYNHPECVLIVLLIDERPEEVTEMQRLVKGEVVASTFDEPASRHVQVAEMVIEKAKRLVEHKKDVVILLDSITRLARAYNTVVPSSGKVLTGGVDANALHKPKRFFGAARNVEEGGSLTIIATALIDTGSKMDEVIYEEFKGTGNMELHLSRKIAEKRVFPAIDFNRSGTRREELLCRDDELQKMWILRKILHPMDEITAMEFLIDKLSMTKTNDEFFEAMKRSKS, from the coding sequence ATGAATCTAACCGAATTAAAGAACACGCCAGTTTCGGAACTGGTAGCCCTGGCCGATGAAATGGGCCTGGAAAACATGGCGCGGGCGCGCAAACAGGACATCATCTTCGCCATCCTCAAGGCCCATGCCAAATCAGGGGAAGACATTTTCGGTGATGGCGTCCTGGAAATACTGCAGGACGGTTTTGGTTTCCTCCGCAGCGCAGATTCTTCCTACTTGGCCGGCCCAGACGACATTTATGTCTCTCCCAGCCAGATCCGTCGTTTCAACCTGCGCACCGGTGACACCATTTCCGGCAAGATCCGGCCCCCCAAGGAAGGCGAGCGCTATTTCGCGCTGCTCAAGGTCAGCGAAGTCAACTTCGACCGCCCGGAAAACTCCCGCAACAAGATCCTCTTCGAAAACCTCACTCCCCTGCACGCCAACAGCCGCATGCGCATGGAGAGGGGCAACGGCAGTAAAGAGGACATCACTGCCCGGGTCCTGGACTTGGCCTCCCCCATCGGCATGGGCCAGCGCGGCCTGATCGTCGCGCCGCCCAAGGCCGGTAAGACCATACTGCTGCAGAACATCGCCCAGAGCATCACCTACAACCACCCCGAGTGCGTCTTGATAGTGTTGCTCATCGACGAGCGTCCCGAAGAAGTGACCGAGATGCAGCGCCTGGTCAAAGGCGAAGTGGTGGCCTCCACCTTCGACGAGCCGGCCAGCCGCCACGTGCAGGTAGCCGAGATGGTCATCGAGAAGGCCAAGCGCCTGGTCGAGCATAAGAAGGACGTGGTGATCCTGCTGGACTCCATCACCCGTCTGGCCCGCGCCTACAACACCGTCGTGCCCAGCTCCGGCAAGGTACTGACCGGTGGTGTGGACGCCAACGCCCTGCACAAGCCCAAGCGCTTCTTCGGCGCCGCCCGTAACGTCGAGGAAGGCGGCAGCCTGACCATCATCGCCACCGCCCTGATCGACACCGGCTCCAAGATGGACGAAGTCATCTACGAGGAGTTCAAGGGCACCGGCAACATGGAACTGCACCTGTCCCGCAAGATAGCCGAGAAGCGCGTCTTCCCGGCCATCGACTTCAACCGCTCCGGCACCCGCCGCGAAGAGTTGCTGTGCCGCGACGACGAGCTGCAGAAGATGTGGATACTGCGCAAGATCCTGCACCCCATGGACGAGATCACCGCCATGGAGTTCCTCATCGACAAGCTGTCCATGACCAAGACCAACGACGAGTTCTTCGAAGCCATGAAGCGCTCCAAGAGCTGA
- the trxA gene encoding thioredoxin TrxA, whose translation MSDKIVHLSDDSFESDVLQAQGPVLVDFWAEWCGPCKMIAPVLDDVAEEYAGRLTVAKLNIDQNSDTPPKFGIRGIPTLLLFKNGQVAATKVGALSKTQLKEFLDTNI comes from the coding sequence ATGAGCGATAAAATTGTTCACTTGAGCGACGACAGTTTCGAGAGCGATGTCCTGCAAGCTCAGGGCCCCGTCCTGGTCGATTTCTGGGCCGAGTGGTGTGGTCCCTGCAAGATGATCGCCCCCGTTCTGGACGACGTCGCTGAAGAATATGCTGGCCGCCTCACCGTCGCCAAGCTCAATATCGATCAAAACAGCGACACCCCGCCGAAATTCGGTATCCGTGGTATCCCGACCCTGCTGCTGTTCAAGAACGGCCAGGTCGCTGCCACCAAAGTCGGAGCCCTGTCCAAGACCCAACTCAAAGAGTTCCTGGACACCAATATCTAA
- a CDS encoding PilT/PilU family type 4a pilus ATPase, whose product MDIDQYLTVLARNEGSDLYLSTGAPPCAKFHGQLKALAKDALAPGEIAEVADFVMDEEQRLKFNKELEMNLARSIPGVGRFRVNIFKQRNEVSIVARYIRNDIPKLEDLGMPEVLKDVIMSKRGLVLFVGATGSGKSTSLAALIDYRNSNASGHIITIEDPVEFVHKHKKSIINQREVGTDTRSFHAALINTLRQAPDVILIGEIRDRETMEHALAFAETGHLCISTLHANNANQALDRIINFFPEERRPQLLLDLSLNLRAFVSQRLVPTVDGKRCAAVEILLGTSTVQDMVKRGDVHAIKEIMQKSENLGMQTFDTALFKLHMEGKIDLDQALRNADSVNDLRLKVKLAKNETAGSGAMDLRLEGEEGEDE is encoded by the coding sequence ATCGACATCGACCAATACCTGACAGTGCTGGCCCGCAACGAGGGCTCGGATCTCTACCTGTCCACAGGCGCGCCGCCCTGCGCCAAGTTCCATGGCCAGCTCAAGGCCCTGGCCAAGGACGCCTTGGCCCCGGGTGAGATCGCCGAAGTGGCTGACTTCGTCATGGACGAAGAGCAGCGACTCAAGTTCAACAAGGAGCTGGAGATGAACCTGGCCCGCTCCATTCCCGGTGTCGGTCGCTTCCGGGTCAACATCTTCAAACAGCGCAACGAAGTCAGCATAGTGGCGCGCTATATCCGCAACGACATCCCCAAGCTGGAAGACCTGGGCATGCCGGAAGTGCTCAAAGACGTGATCATGTCCAAGCGCGGCCTGGTGCTCTTCGTCGGTGCCACCGGTTCGGGCAAGTCCACCTCCCTGGCGGCCCTCATCGACTACCGTAACAGCAACGCCAGCGGCCACATCATCACCATCGAAGATCCGGTGGAGTTCGTCCACAAGCACAAGAAGAGCATCATCAACCAGCGGGAAGTGGGCACAGACACCCGCAGTTTCCATGCCGCCCTGATCAACACCCTGCGCCAGGCGCCTGACGTCATCCTCATCGGTGAGATCCGTGACCGCGAGACCATGGAGCACGCCCTCGCTTTCGCCGAAACCGGCCACCTCTGTATCTCCACCTTGCACGCCAACAACGCCAACCAGGCCCTGGACCGTATCATCAACTTCTTTCCGGAAGAGCGCCGCCCCCAGCTGCTGTTGGACCTGTCCCTGAACCTGAGGGCCTTCGTCTCCCAACGCCTGGTGCCGACGGTGGACGGCAAGCGCTGTGCCGCCGTGGAGATACTGCTGGGCACCTCCACAGTGCAGGACATGGTCAAACGCGGCGATGTCCACGCCATCAAGGAGATCATGCAGAAGTCCGAGAACCTCGGCATGCAGACCTTCGACACAGCCCTGTTCAAACTGCACATGGAAGGCAAGATCGACCTCGACCAGGCGCTGCGCAATGCCGACTCCGTCAACGACCTGCGCCTCAAGGTCAAGCTGGCCAAGAACGAAACGGCCGGCAGCGGCGCCATGGACCTGCGCCTGGAAGGGGAAGAAGGCGAGGACGAATAA
- a CDS encoding DUF4124 domain-containing protein — MPRIWLFVTLCFYAAFAQAGVYQCKTAQGKVEYRDTPCQHGIQRLYQKDKTGPQSKTRVTRSQQFKPLVGQWCNFATSLSLTGAKDLSKPAQWTFGDRQLEVVNGPLQILSDFSQEEELLQVDDPRLGNYHLVMQGADGMVMKGDYGYYFFRRGHCAP, encoded by the coding sequence ATGCCGCGTATCTGGCTTTTTGTCACCCTGTGTTTTTACGCCGCTTTTGCCCAGGCTGGCGTCTATCAGTGCAAGACGGCACAGGGCAAAGTGGAGTATCGGGATACCCCTTGCCAGCACGGCATCCAGAGACTTTACCAGAAAGACAAGACGGGTCCCCAATCCAAGACCCGCGTTACCCGCAGCCAGCAGTTCAAGCCCCTGGTCGGGCAATGGTGCAACTTCGCCACGTCCCTTTCCCTGACCGGTGCCAAGGATCTCAGCAAACCTGCCCAGTGGACCTTCGGTGACCGCCAGTTGGAGGTGGTCAATGGCCCCCTCCAGATCCTCAGCGACTTCAGCCAGGAAGAGGAGCTGCTGCAGGTGGATGACCCCCGCTTGGGTAACTACCATCTGGTCATGCAAGGTGCCGACGGCATGGTAATGAAAGGCGACTACGGCTACTACTTCTTTAGGCGCGGCCACTGCGCACCTTGA
- a CDS encoding ArnT family glycosyltransferase encodes MKADNTYRLGWLMLAVVVLAGIGLRWPWPADEPRFALIAQEMVNTGQWLIPHRVGELYPDKPPIFMWAIALFVWLKVPLKLAFLLPSALAGLGTAWLTVDLSRRLFGQEAATRTLWLLAFTLQFTLQAKTAQIDMLVVFWITLGGYGLARHLLLGPDWRWYFIGFAAAGFGVITKGVGVLALFLLLPLLWRKDLRANMSKRGWLGPLVLLAAIATWGLPMLWYAAHSSNPEAMAYRDNILFNQTANRYVHSLGHKKPFWYYLVEVVPVFWLPLSLMIPFLAKTWWKEKARPEVLLPLVMVVAVLLFFSISPGKRGVYITPALPWLALVTAPFLEQALAGRWCQRLWRGLGWLLTAALLIAAALPKAHKLLGTEGVVFLAVTGILMLAAQWLSRNKPVWQGWGWVIGGFWLGYSLLGGPALDTVRTPVDIMAKVSQRIGPDGKLALLDYKEQFALFADRPVVQFGFHGDLPAQRAAARDWVQQGQQYYVLGPKRNIEQCFKLSDDLFVGDRHGGLWYLVSADQLKPGCEPGVEPAPRYQGPDYGVIKP; translated from the coding sequence ATGAAAGCAGACAACACCTACCGCCTTGGCTGGCTGATGCTGGCCGTCGTGGTGCTGGCCGGCATCGGCCTGCGCTGGCCCTGGCCGGCGGACGAACCCCGCTTCGCCCTCATCGCCCAGGAGATGGTCAACACCGGCCAGTGGCTGATCCCGCACCGGGTGGGTGAACTCTATCCGGACAAGCCGCCCATCTTCATGTGGGCCATAGCCCTCTTCGTCTGGCTCAAGGTGCCGCTGAAGCTGGCCTTCCTGCTGCCTTCGGCCCTGGCCGGCCTGGGTACCGCCTGGCTGACGGTGGACCTGTCCCGCCGCCTCTTCGGCCAGGAAGCGGCGACCCGCACCCTCTGGCTGTTGGCCTTCACCCTGCAGTTCACATTGCAGGCCAAGACGGCCCAGATCGACATGCTGGTGGTGTTCTGGATCACCTTGGGCGGCTACGGCCTGGCCAGGCACCTGCTGCTGGGGCCGGACTGGCGCTGGTACTTCATCGGCTTTGCCGCCGCCGGCTTCGGGGTCATCACCAAAGGGGTAGGGGTACTGGCGCTGTTCCTGCTGCTGCCGCTGCTCTGGCGCAAAGATCTGCGGGCCAATATGAGCAAGCGCGGCTGGCTGGGCCCGCTGGTGCTGCTGGCGGCCATCGCCACCTGGGGCCTGCCCATGCTCTGGTACGCCGCCCACAGCAGCAACCCGGAAGCCATGGCCTACAGGGACAACATCCTCTTCAACCAGACCGCCAACCGCTATGTCCATTCCCTGGGCCACAAGAAGCCCTTCTGGTATTACCTGGTCGAAGTGGTGCCGGTATTCTGGCTACCGCTGTCGCTGATGATCCCCTTCCTGGCCAAGACATGGTGGAAGGAAAAGGCGCGGCCTGAAGTGCTGTTGCCACTGGTGATGGTGGTGGCGGTACTGCTGTTCTTCTCCATCAGCCCCGGCAAGCGCGGCGTCTACATCACCCCGGCCCTGCCCTGGCTGGCCCTGGTGACGGCGCCCTTCCTGGAGCAGGCCCTGGCCGGCCGCTGGTGCCAGCGCCTGTGGCGTGGCCTGGGTTGGCTGCTGACGGCAGCGCTGCTGATCGCCGCCGCCCTGCCAAAGGCCCACAAGCTGCTGGGCACCGAAGGCGTGGTGTTCCTGGCCGTCACAGGCATCTTGATGCTGGCCGCCCAGTGGCTGAGCCGCAACAAGCCCGTCTGGCAGGGCTGGGGCTGGGTGATAGGGGGCTTCTGGCTGGGCTATAGCCTGCTGGGCGGGCCTGCCCTTGATACCGTACGCACCCCCGTCGACATCATGGCCAAGGTCAGCCAGCGCATCGGGCCCGATGGCAAGCTGGCGCTGCTGGACTACAAGGAGCAGTTCGCCCTCTTTGCCGACAGGCCAGTGGTGCAGTTTGGCTTCCATGGCGACCTGCCTGCCCAGCGGGCCGCCGCCCGCGACTGGGTGCAGCAGGGCCAGCAGTACTATGTGCTGGGACCCAAGCGCAACATAGAGCAGTGCTTCAAGCTGAGTGACGACCTCTTCGTGGGCGATCGCCACGGTGGCCTCTGGTACCTGGTCAGCGCCGACCAGCTCAAGCCCGGCTGCGAGCCTGGCGTGGAGCCGGCCCCACGCTACCAGGGGCCCGATTACGGCGTTATCAAGCCCTGA
- the rhlB gene encoding ATP-dependent RNA helicase RhlB produces the protein MTKTHLTETKFDELGLAEPVLKALAEKGFHNCTPIQALSLPIALQGKDVAGQAQTGTGKTIAFLAATFHHLLTHPASADRTPQQPRAIIMAPTRELAIQIHKDAVAMAKASNFTMGLIYGGEGYDSQRKQLEEGVDVLIGTTGRIIDYFKQGVFDLKAIQVVVLDEADRMFDLGFIKDIRYLFRRMPDPAQRLNLLFSATLSFKVQELAYEHMNTPEHVQVEPEQKTGARITEELFYPSKEDKFKLLLTLMEEDWPDKAIVFANTKIVCERVWGHLAADGHRVGLLTGDVPQKKRLKILEDFTQGKLDILVATDVAARGLHIPAVTHVYNFDLPDDCEDYVHRIGRTGRAGASGHAVSLACEEYVFNLPAIEEYIGHEIPVTQYRHDALLTDLKPPLRLHRAGRDRPGHGRSGGGRDGGGNRGRSRGPRRPSSN, from the coding sequence ATGACAAAGACACATTTAACCGAAACCAAGTTCGATGAACTTGGCCTAGCAGAACCGGTGTTGAAGGCCCTCGCCGAGAAGGGTTTTCACAATTGCACACCCATACAGGCGCTGTCCCTGCCCATAGCGCTCCAGGGAAAAGACGTTGCCGGTCAAGCACAAACGGGCACAGGCAAGACAATTGCCTTCCTCGCCGCCACCTTCCACCATCTGTTAACACATCCCGCCTCAGCCGATCGCACCCCGCAACAACCCCGTGCCATCATCATGGCCCCGACCCGGGAACTGGCCATCCAGATCCACAAGGATGCGGTCGCCATGGCCAAGGCATCGAATTTTACGATGGGCCTAATCTACGGCGGTGAGGGCTACGACAGCCAACGCAAACAGTTGGAAGAGGGCGTGGACGTCCTGATCGGCACCACAGGCCGCATCATCGACTACTTCAAGCAGGGCGTCTTCGACCTCAAGGCCATCCAGGTGGTGGTGTTGGACGAAGCCGACCGCATGTTCGACCTGGGCTTCATCAAGGATATCCGTTACCTGTTCAGGCGCATGCCGGATCCGGCCCAGCGCCTGAACCTGCTGTTCTCCGCCACCCTCTCCTTCAAGGTGCAGGAACTGGCCTACGAACACATGAACACCCCCGAGCACGTGCAGGTGGAGCCGGAGCAGAAAACTGGCGCCCGCATCACCGAAGAACTCTTCTATCCGTCCAAGGAAGACAAGTTCAAGCTGCTGCTGACCCTGATGGAAGAAGACTGGCCGGACAAGGCCATCGTCTTCGCCAACACCAAGATCGTCTGCGAGCGGGTCTGGGGCCATCTGGCGGCCGACGGCCACAGGGTGGGCCTGCTGACAGGTGACGTGCCCCAGAAGAAGCGCCTCAAGATCCTCGAGGACTTCACCCAGGGCAAGCTGGACATACTGGTGGCCACCGACGTGGCGGCCAGGGGCCTGCACATCCCGGCCGTGACCCATGTCTACAACTTCGACCTGCCCGACGATTGCGAAGACTATGTGCACCGCATCGGCCGTACCGGCCGCGCCGGCGCCTCAGGCCATGCCGTCAGCCTGGCCTGTGAAGAGTACGTCTTCAACCTGCCGGCCATCGAGGAGTACATAGGGCACGAGATCCCCGTGACCCAGTACCGCCACGACGCCCTGCTGACCGACCTCAAGCCGCCGCTGCGCCTGCATAGGGCCGGCCGCGACAGGCCTGGCCATGGTCGTAGTGGCGGTGGCCGTGACGGTGGTGGCAACAGGGGCCGTAGCCGCGGTCCGCGCCGTCCCTCCTCAAACTGA
- a CDS encoding glycosyltransferase family 2 protein translates to MKVSVVIPAKNESENLPGLLAEIQASLADVPFEVVVIDDASEDNSWALLTEMKQQHDWLRALRFAKSCGQSTAIWHGGRAARGQYVVTIDGDGQNDPADIPKLLALAESQPEGPLCVCGIRTRRNDSWGKRMSSKIANGVRRRLLNDDVVDTGCGLKLISRELFLTLPYFNHMHRYFPALSKRAGAKVLSQPVNHRARTAGVSKYGLNNRLWVGLVDMFGVRWLQKRAKLPTLTEEL, encoded by the coding sequence ATGAAAGTGTCCGTAGTGATACCTGCCAAGAACGAGTCGGAAAACCTGCCCGGCCTGCTGGCGGAAATCCAGGCCAGCCTGGCCGATGTGCCCTTCGAAGTGGTGGTCATAGACGACGCGTCGGAAGACAACAGCTGGGCGCTGCTGACCGAGATGAAGCAACAGCACGACTGGCTGCGCGCCCTGCGCTTCGCCAAGAGCTGCGGCCAAAGCACCGCCATCTGGCACGGCGGCCGCGCCGCCCGCGGCCAGTACGTGGTCACCATAGACGGTGACGGCCAGAACGACCCGGCCGACATTCCCAAGCTGCTGGCCCTGGCCGAGAGCCAGCCCGAAGGCCCGCTCTGCGTCTGCGGCATCCGCACCCGCCGCAATGACAGCTGGGGCAAGCGCATGTCCTCCAAGATCGCCAACGGCGTGCGCCGCCGCCTGCTCAACGACGATGTGGTGGATACCGGCTGTGGCCTCAAGTTGATCAGCCGTGAGCTGTTCCTGACCCTGCCTTACTTCAACCACATGCACCGCTACTTCCCGGCCCTGTCCAAGCGCGCCGGCGCCAAGGTGCTGAGCCAGCCCGTCAACCACAGGGCCCGTACCGCCGGTGTTTCCAAGTACGGCCTCAACAACCGCCTCTGGGTGGGCCTGGTCGACATGTTCGGGGTACGTTGGCTGCAGAAAAGGGCCAAGCTGCCCACCCTCACCGAGGAACTGTGA